The sequence below is a genomic window from Harmonia axyridis chromosome 1, icHarAxyr1.1, whole genome shotgun sequence.
ATTTGTTTTGAATCTTGTTAAAAGGGTGTTTTCGCGTTCTTATAATTGTGATTATGGAAATTCTGTTTGGTGTGACcggaaaatttgaatgaaatgggTGCTTTTTGAGAGCAACAAGAAAGCGACGTAAACGATGATCATGACTTTAATTCTCGTAGGATCTGTATTTTTTAAGCACATAAGCCAAGATCTACGTCAAATTTTTCATGTAGTCGAAGAGCAatggccaacaagttgagaacagcgacgtatcgacatttcggAGTCTCCTTCAACACTTcaagctacagcagcaatattctcttttAGTGTCGTGTTGAGGGTTTTGAGCCGAGAAGAGTAGAATTAGTGCGAAAACTATCAATAACTgcaatgtcaaaaaatattacagtGTTGCcgttataaccgtttcaaattgTATTTCTCCTTCATAAGTCATGTCTTTTTTTCAGTCAAGAAGATCCCAACTGGTGGCAAGCCTATAGGGAAGGCGAAGACGACCAGACTCTGGCTGGACTCATCCCCTCCCAAACGTTCCAACATCAAAGAGAAAGTATGAGATTAGTCGCCGAAGAAAGGATGTCGAAACCACAAAGAAAATCTTCCACCCTCTTGTGCGGCAAAACCGCgcgaagaaagaagaagaagggaGCGTATAGCGAAGGGGGTTACCCCATGTTTACCAACACCGTAGAAGAATACGATCAAGACGAAATCTTGACTTATGAGGAGGTATCGTTGTATTATCCCAGAGCGAACAGTAAGAAACTTCGCCGGTGATTCTCCATGGGTGAATTGAGTAGCTCATCGGGGTcactgccggtcccaagcccggataaAGGAGGAGGGTTCACAAGTGAGGCTAGCAACCTACTTGTGGTAAAAACAATTAATGCTCCTAGGACTAACAATGTTGCCTCGGACAGGATTGATCAATCGGATAACGACATGGCGAGAAAGAGGAGAAAACGATTAAGGAAACTGAATATATTGCGGATAGGATGCTGGAATGTGACATCTTTTAACAAGAAGGATCAAGAGATATTGATAGAGATCAAAAGACACAAAGTTGACATATGTGCTCTTTCggaaacaaaaaagaaaggTAAAGGCAACATCAAATACGAAGACTACATTTTCATATATAGCGGGAAAGGAAAGCACGAAAGAGCTACATCGGGAGTCGGCTTGATGGTACATGGAAAACTCGAAGCGAACATAGAAAATGTCATATATGTCAATGACAGGATACTGCAGGcaatatttaaatttcaggACACGAGTATTACCCATATTATAAGCGTATATGCACCGGATATATCTAAGCCCTCAGAAGAGAAAGATGCCTTCTATGAAGACCTGCAAAGGGTACTCGACGGAATACCAGGAAAGGACGAAATCATGCTGCTCGGAGACTTCAACGCTAGAGTTGGTAACGGTGTGATAAGAGGACTGAAAAACCGATTCAACGAAGAAAACATCAATGAAAATGGAGAACAACTAATTCAAACATGcgcacaaaatgaattaagaaTAAATAACACATTCTTCCCACACAAACCGCAGCACAGCTTCACGTTCGAAAACTCAAGAGGTCAAAAATCAGTAATAGATTATGTGATAACTAACAAAAACGTCCATCCATCGAAAATACTCGACGTGAGAGTCTTGAGCTCAGCTAACACCATAACCAACCACAACCTCGTCCTAGCGAAAATCAGGAACAAAGTACAAAGAGAGCGTAGAACCCAAGCCATTCAAACTGAAAAGCTTAACATTGAATCGCTGTCaaatgattcaacaaaagatctATATCAGAGGAGACTAGCACTACAGATAAACAACAACAAGATCAGGGAAGCTGATGACGTCGAATCCGCTTGGAAAAAACTGAGGACGAACATCATCACAGCCGCAGAAGAAGCCCTGGGACGAAGGAGAACCACTTCAAACGGTAAAAGACAGACGAAACCCTGGTTTACAGAGGATGTGAAAACGCTAGCTGAAGAAAAACGCACCGCATACCTTCAGTTCAGAAGTAAGAAGCTAACATGCGAAGGGTATAAATTAGTACGAAATAGGGTAAACGAGCAAATACAGGCAATAAAACGAAGCTTCTGGGAAAAATTCTCTTCGGACATGGAGCATGATCTGTATGGAGCACAAAAGAAGGTATGGAACATGCTAAGAAATAGGAAAAAGCCAGTTAACGAACATATACTTTTATGTTTTACtttcatgaaataaaataatagaaaatcttCATATACAAATGACAAGGATATCATCGGACACTTGGGAAAAACACTTTCATCAATTATATGGCAAAACCAACAAAGTGGTATGTGAGTATGGGGATGTGGAAGAACATGGGAATTGGTCAATATCCCAAGAGAAAATACGTCAAACACTCAATGCactaaaaaaatagaaaatcaccTGGTTTGGACGAGATAACCATATGGCAAAACCAACAAAGTGGTATGTGAGTATGGGGATGTGGAAGAACATGGGAATTGGTCAATATCCCaagagaaaatatatcaaacacTCAATGCACTAAACAATAGAAAATCACCTGGTTTGGACGAGATAACCAATGAAATGCTGAAATACGGAGGGGATGACCTAATTCAGGAGCTGCACACCTTGTTTAacattatatatataatatattatatataatttcgattatgattcctacgtaatggcgtggagaccttctgtctgacaatggtttatgttgatggcaattatattgctgatacattagataaccagataaataattaatatcatacgatgatattactcgtttggatattgtactaaatattgtactcattgttaatttcatcaattatatccaaataacagccattttattttgttattttttaataCATGCATGTTGAGATTTTATTGTAACATGTtccgaattttaatgaatattgattTAAAAACACTTCATATAAACACTCAGGGCAACACTTGAGGCATTGACCAGCACATCAAGGTGTGGTAATTTTTTTCGTATAAAGATATGTTTCAGTATCctgtaaattatttatttttaatctcTAGAGTGTAGATGTTTCAGCATATTTTGAGTATAAATTCAACCATTGGGGATTCTTTTGGTAGTAAATTTTTGTAAATCATCATGTATTAGCAGTCTATTTGCCCTATGTAATAATTCATCGATAGATgattaaaaaatgttatttttgtgTGATATTTGTTTTCAGAGGGGAATATTTTGAAGGTACAGTATGTGTTGTTTATTCTGAGTCATGTAAATAAGTGTATGAAATTCATAAGATCTCTcagtatatttgatgataaacTCTTGAAACGATCATTTTTTTGactattattatatttgaaaatattcaatttctctaCTGCGTTTGAAGACTTTGAATTTGTAATTTCAACCCAAAAAACCCAATGCCTTTCTGTATCTAAGGAACCGAGAAGATGCAAGCTGGCAGTGTATAATAAGAGTATCGAGCAAGTAATGTCGTACACATACCTTGGCTCTAAAATAACAAGTAGCAGAAATTTAAAAGAAGAGGTGCAGAGCCAAACAACAAAAGCTTCCCTGATATCAGGATACCTACGCGATATAGTATGGAGGAACAAACACTTGAGCACAGCTAGCAAGGTCAGAATTTACAAGACGTGTGTGAGGCCAGTCATGACATACGGCATTGAAACACGAGCCGAAAATGCTCAAACCAAAAGACAACTGAGAACAACGGAAATGCGAGTACTGAGAAGTATAACGGGCTATACATTGTACGACCATAAGAGAAGTGAGGAAATCAGAGAGATCTGTGGACTACAAGACGTGGTGAGATGGGCCAGAATAAGACGAAGACACTGGAGAGACCACGTAGATAGGATGCCCGACAACCGACTACCCAAAATAGCAAAAACAGAAAAGCCCAATACCT
It includes:
- the LOC123676169 gene encoding craniofacial development protein 2-like — encoded protein: MGELSSSSGSLPVPSPDKGGGFTSEASNLLVVKTINAPRTNNVASDRIDQSDNDMARKRRKRLRKLNILRIGCWNVTSFNKKDQEILIEIKRHKVDICALSETKKKGKGNIKYEDYIFIYSGKGKHERATSGVGLMVHGKLEANIENVIYVNDRILQAIFKFQDTSITHIISVYAPDISKPSEEKDAFYEDLQRVLDGIPGKDEIMLLGDFNARVGNGVIRGLKNRFNEENINENGEQLIQTCAQNELRINNTFFPHKPQHSFTFENSRGQKSVIDYVITNKNVHPSKILDVRVLSSANTITNHNLVLAKIRNKVQRERRTQAIQTEKLNIESLSNDSTKDLYQRRLALQINNNKIREADDVESAWKKLRTNIITAAEEALGRRRTTSNGKRQTKPWFTEDVKTLAEEKRTAYLQFRSKKLTCEGYKLVRNRVNEQIQAIKRSFWEKFSSDMEHDLYGAQKKVWNMLRNRKKPVNEHIQMTRISSDTWEKHFHQLYGKTNKVVCEYGDVEEHGNWSISQEKIRQTLNALKK